The genome window GGAGCACGGGCGTCGAACCGGCGAGCCACGCCCCCACGAGCCCGGCGAGGAAACCCGCGCCGCTGTCCAGGCTGATCACGACCGGCGCCCCCGCGGCCCCGGCCGCGCGCAGCTCGAGCGCCACGTGCGCCGCCTCGGCGAGCGCGTCACGACGCGTGAGCGCACCGGCCTGCGTCACGACGACCGGCGCGTCCGGCGCGGCCTCGAGCCCGAGCAGGGAGAGCGGGTTCATCGGCTACATCCCCATGCCGCCGTTGACCGGGATCACCTGGCCGGTCACGTACGACGCGTCCGCGGAGAGGAGGAACGAAACGGCGCCCGCGACCTCGTCGCCGGTCCCCAAGCGGCCGAGCGGGATGAGCGGCTTGAGCTTCTCGGGATCGAGGCCCGCGGCCATGCCGACGTCGAGCGGCCCGGGCGACACCGCGTTCACGAGCACGTTCCAGCGCGCCATTTCGAGCGCCAGCGCCTTGGTCGCGCCGATGAGCCCCGCCTTGGACGCCGCGTACGCCACCTGGCCGACGTTGCCGCGCTCCCCGGCGAGCGACGCGATGTTGACGACGCGCCCCTTGCGCTGCGCCATCATCCCCTTGAGGCAGGCCCGCGTGACGAAGAAGAACCCGTCGAGGTTGACGGAGAGCACGCGGCGCCAGTCCTCGGCGGAGAGCATCGCGAGGTAGCCGTTCGCCGTGGCGCCGGCGTTGTTGACGAGCGCCTCGACCGGGCCGTGCTCGTTGATGAGCGGCAGGAGGTTCGCCGCGACGTCGTCCTCGCGCGACACGTCGAACCGGACCAGGCGGCCCTTCCCCCCCCGCGCCTCGATCTCCGCGATCAGCGCCCGCGCCTCGCCCTCGGACTCCCTGTAGTGCGCCCAGATCTCGTGGCCGTCCGCCGCGAGCCGCTTCGCTATCGCGCGGCCGAGTCCGCGGCCCGCCCCCGTTACGAGTGTCCTCACGACCGTACCGCTCTCCCGCCCCG of Pseudomonadota bacterium contains these proteins:
- the fabG gene encoding 3-oxoacyl-ACP reductase FabG gives rise to the protein MRTLVTGAGRGLGRAIAKRLAADGHEIWAHYRESEGEARALIAEIEARGGKGRLVRFDVSREDDVAANLLPLINEHGPVEALVNNAGATANGYLAMLSAEDWRRVLSVNLDGFFFVTRACLKGMMAQRKGRVVNIASLAGERGNVGQVAYAASKAGLIGATKALALEMARWNVLVNAVSPGPLDVGMAAGLDPEKLKPLIPLGRLGTGDEVAGAVSFLLSADASYVTGQVIPVNGGMGM